The genomic interval ATTAACCACGGGATGCGGCGTTGATAATCCGATGGGACATGGCCAACTCCCGGCGTCGGAGCTGGCCTCCCCGATACTATTGGTAAGGTGCGGTCTCATTTGCCGGAATCATCCGAAAAAAGCGGGTTTGGGGCGCTTAATCGTTAGTCCTATAAATCGCCTCTGATGGTAAGCAGCGGAACCGGACTCCTGCGAAACATTTTTTGAGCGCAGGAGCCGATGATGGAATCGGCCAGATTTGATCTGCCTTTGGTCGCCATCACCAGCAAATCAGCGTCAGTTTCTTCTATGGCCGCCAGTAATTCTTCGAACGGCACGCCGGTTCGAAACATCTTGGTTATCACCATCTGTTCTCCGCATCCGGCCGCCTTGATGAGGTTATCGAGCTGAATCTGACGGTCCTTTTCATTTTGTTCGATATACTTCTCATAGAGGAAGTCTGAAAAATCGCTGGAAACTTTCCTGACAACATATAAGTCTCTCTCGTTGGTTACATGGACCAACAGCAATTCCGCCTTGAGGCCTTCGGCCAAGTTAGCCGCATACTGCAATGAAGGTAAGGAATAAACTGAAAAATCAATTGCCACCATTATCTTGCGGATCGGTTTCATGGGGTCACCTCGCTCCTTTGTATCGGTCAATTCAATTCATTCACCATCGCCATCGAATAAGCAAAAGCCATTCCACCCGCTAAATAAAATATTTTTATT from Desulfobacterales bacterium carries:
- a CDS encoding universal stress protein, giving the protein MKPIRKIMVAIDFSVYSLPSLQYAANLAEGLKAELLLVHVTNERDLYVVRKVSSDFSDFLYEKYIEQNEKDRQIQLDNLIKAAGCGEQMVITKMFRTGVPFEELLAAIEETDADLLVMATKGRSNLADSIIGSCAQKMFRRSPVPLLTIRGDL